The following proteins come from a genomic window of Nostoc sp. ATCC 53789:
- a CDS encoding MFS transporter: MKHQTTSPWKFIPTLYFTSGIPYIIINTVSVIFYKKLGIDNAQIALWTSFLYLPWVIKMFWGPIVDTYSSKRKWILYTQFAMFCCLGLIAFSLQLPNFFFISLATLTIGAFISATYDIATDGFYLLALSPEQQAFFVGIRSLSYRMAVIFGSGILVVLAGQLEVSLNNIPLSWTIAIGFSALILAILFISHRLFLPLPESDNQRQIQVREKIPFWSIISSYFAQDKIISILAFILLYRFGEAMLVKIASLFLLDKPEVGGLGLSTSDVGLVYGTFGVISLICGGILGGLLISKYGLKKCLFPMALALNLPDIFYVYMAYAKPSLKLIYPLVSLEQFGYGFGFTAFSVYLMYISQGEYKTSHFAISTGIMALGMMLPGLVSGYLQKSFGYPLFFLLVCLFTIPGMIAIFFIPLKEELKRQNN, from the coding sequence ATGAAACACCAAACAACCTCCCCTTGGAAATTCATCCCCACCCTATATTTCACCTCCGGCATCCCTTACATTATCATCAACACAGTTTCCGTAATCTTTTACAAAAAACTCGGAATCGATAACGCCCAAATTGCCCTTTGGACAAGCTTCCTCTATCTACCTTGGGTCATCAAAATGTTTTGGGGGCCAATTGTTGATACTTACTCTAGCAAACGTAAATGGATACTTTATACCCAATTTGCCATGTTCTGCTGCTTGGGTTTGATAGCCTTCTCCTTACAACTGCCAAATTTCTTTTTCATCTCCCTCGCAACATTAACAATAGGAGCATTTATTTCTGCAACTTATGACATTGCCACAGATGGCTTCTACCTCCTCGCTTTATCTCCAGAACAACAAGCCTTCTTTGTCGGCATTCGCTCACTATCTTATAGAATGGCTGTTATCTTCGGTTCTGGAATATTAGTAGTCTTAGCAGGTCAGCTTGAAGTATCTCTCAACAACATTCCTTTAAGTTGGACTATTGCTATTGGATTCTCAGCTTTAATTTTAGCAATCCTGTTTATTTCCCATCGCCTATTTTTACCATTACCGGAATCAGATAATCAACGGCAAATACAAGTTAGAGAAAAGATACCATTTTGGTCAATTATTAGCTCATATTTTGCTCAAGATAAAATTATCAGTATTTTAGCCTTTATCTTGCTCTACAGATTTGGCGAAGCGATGCTTGTCAAGATAGCCTCTTTGTTTTTATTGGACAAACCAGAAGTAGGAGGCTTAGGGCTTTCAACGTCAGATGTCGGGCTAGTATACGGTACTTTTGGGGTAATATCCCTGATTTGTGGAGGAATTTTAGGAGGCTTGCTAATTTCAAAATATGGATTAAAAAAGTGTCTATTTCCTATGGCTTTGGCATTAAACTTGCCTGATATATTTTATGTATATATGGCTTATGCTAAACCTTCGTTAAAATTAATATATCCTTTGGTTTCATTAGAACAATTTGGCTATGGTTTTGGATTTACGGCTTTTAGTGTTTATCTAATGTATATTTCCCAAGGCGAATATAAAACTTCTCATTTTGCCATATCCACTGGCATTATGGCTTTAGGAATGATGCTACCTGGATTAGTTAGCGGTTATCTCCAAAAGTCTTTTGGCTATCCATTATTTTTTCTCTTGGTTTGTTTGTTTACTATTCCTGGGATGATTGCCATCTTTTTTATTCCTTTAAAGGAAGAATTGAAGCGTCAAAATAATTAA